From Paraglaciecola sp. L1A13:
TAATACAAGTGGCATCAACGGTGTACCAACTGGATTTCGAGTGAACAACGGAGAGTTTGCCGAAGGTAGTTCAGTTTTTAACTACGCACCTTTTAATTATTATCAACGCCCAGATCAACGTTATTCTGTAGGAGCCTTAGCTCATATGGAGGTTAACGATCATTTCGCCCCCTATTTAGAAATGAGTTACATGGATGACAGTTCCACAGCTCAAATTGCACCAGGTACAGTATCTGGTGGTATTTTCGGCAGTACGGGCGGCATCAACTGTGACAATCCACTAATGAGCGCTCAACAGGCTAACTTTTTGTGTGGCGCAGCAGGCCTATCCACAAGCGGAAATTACGATGCGTCGGGTAATTATTTAGGGCCTGATGCTATTGCTGAAGGTGTATTAATTCGTCGTCGTAATGTTGAAGGTGGACCAAGACAGGATGAAATTCGCCACGAAAGTTTTCGTATTGTCATAGGCACTGAAGGACATTTAGCGGGTCCGTTTGAATATGACTTATTTGCCTCCTATGCCAATGTCTCCTATCGCAGTAGGTTCGAAGGGGATGCCAATAGAAATCGTTTAGGAAATGCTTTAAATGTTGTTACCGATCAACGAGATGGCTCATCAACATTTGGTCAATCTGTTTGTGCTGTTAATGCAGATGCAGACCCCACTAATGACGCTTTAGACTGCTCACCTCTGGACTATTTTGGACCAAATGGTGCTTCGCCTGAAGCCACCGCTTATATTTTGGAAAGTAAAGGAATCACCGGTGACACCGGATTAAAGAATATCGTATTTTCGGTTAACGCAGATTTAGATGATTGGGGTATTAAATCGCCATGGGCCGACTATGCAGTGGGAGTAGCTGGCGGTGTGGAGTATCGCGAAAATACATTAGAATACATCCCTGATGAAATATACCGAACTGCAGTAACCCCTGAATTACCAATAAGTGGAGATGTATCTGTCAAAGAGGTATTTGCGGAGCTAAATATTCCTCTGGTTAATGATAAGCCCATGATGCAAAGCTTGGGTGTTGAAGCAGCATACCGTTACTCTGATTACAGTAGCGACTTCGAAACTAATACCTATAAGTTAGGCCTAAACTGGTCGCCTATTGAAAACCTACGCTTTCGTGGAAGTTTTCAAAAAGCAGTTCGCGCTCCCAATGTCGTTGAATTATTTTCTAGTCAACAACGATTTGAGGTTGATTTAACCCAAAATGTTGACGGCTCATTCGATCCTTGCTCAGGTGAGACTCCTTTCGCTACATTTGAGCAATGTGCTAGAACAGGCGTTACAGCTGCTGAATATGGGAATATTCAGGACAACCCTGCCGGTCAGTTCAATACCTTAGTAGGTGGTAGTGAGGCATTGAAACCTGAAACAGCCAACACATATTCTTTTGGGTTGGTCTTTAGCCCAGAATTATTATCAGGTTTAACCGTCTCAATTGACTACTTTGATATAGAAGTGGAGGACTTGGTCGGCAGCGTTAATCCTAATTTAGCGATGGGTAATTGTTTGGCAACCGGAAGTGACTATTTCTGCGACCTTATCAAGCGAGGACAAGGCGGTTCGCTCTACCTGTTCGATGATGGATATTTTCAGCGATTTAATATTAACACCGGCTCACTTGAGACAAAAGGCTTCGACCTAGCAACTGACTATGCCTTTGAAGTAGGTGATATGGGTGACGTTAAGGTTAACTTCGTTGGGACTTATTTAGATGAATTTACATCGACCCCCTTGCCTGACTCTACTAGTTCTGAAGTTTACGACTGTAAGGGATTGTATGCAGGGTTATGCGGCCGTCCACGTCCGGAATGGCGCCATAAAATGCTAATGAGTTGGGCCACTCCTTACGATTTATCACTCAGCTTAACTTGGCGTTACGTTTCAGCTGTTGATATTGCTCAAACTAGTTCGCAGCAAGCCCTAGTAGGCAGTTTTGCACAGGTAAATAAAACACTTGGCGCAAGAAACTACTTTGATCTATCTGCCGGCTATGTGTTGAACGACCAAGCCTCAATCAGGCTCGGAATTAATAATATTCTAGATCGCGATCCACCTTTGACAACATCTTCTGCAATCGAAGATGGTGGAAACGGCAACACTTACCCGCAATTTTACGATGCGGTTGGTCGCACCATATTCATGGGTTTCACTTACCAAATATAAGCTTTTATTAAATATTAAGGATGCAAAGTGTACCGAACACTTCGCATCCTGTTTTCCATTTACACAATATTATTAGGTGCATTTATGCAATTTAGAACTATCTCCAATACTGCAAAATTACTTGTTGCCGCTTCTATTCTTTCAATATCAGGTAACGGTCATGCTGCAGTAACTTCACAACAAAAAGCAGATGCTGAAAACCTTCTTCAGAAACTCATTCCTTACCGAACAGCTAAAGGATATGGGCAAGTTTCGTCAATGACTGATGTCTTAGTAAATAAACTAGTTGAAGCTGGCTTTACAGACAAAGATATTGTTCGCGTTCCCGTAGACATAGATGGCGAGTCTGTTAATGGGTTAATTGTCCGATACGCAGGGAAATCTAACAGCAGTTTAAAGCCAGTCGCTTTTTTAGCGCACATGGATGTAGTAGATGCGTTAACGGAGAATTGGGAAACAGATCCATACACTCCTAAAACAATAGACGGTTACCTTTATGGCCGCGGAACACAAGACAATAAATTTGGTGTCGCATTATTAGTTTCTACTTTTGCCAATTTGAAAGCCGCAGGTTACCAACCAGAGCGTGATCTTGTCTTAGCATTCGCTGGAGATGAAGAAACGGGCATGCTAACAACCCGTAAAATACTTGAACATCCTTTTGTCAAAGACGCTGAGTATGCACTGAATTCTGACGCTGGTGGCGGCACAATGACTCGTGAAGGAAGAGCAGTTGCTTTTTCAATGCAAGCCGCAGAAAAAACATTTGCGACGTTTATCGTTTCTACTAAAAATTCTGGAGGACACAGTTCGGTCCCTCGACCTGAAAATGCGATTTACGACCTTTCTCGCGCACTTTTAAAAGTAGAAGCTTTGGAATTCCCTGTTAAATTTAATGAAATTACCAGGTCTATGGCTCTATCAGTCGCAGAGCGAGAAGGAGGAGATGTATCAAATGCATTGAAAACTTTGTTAAATGATCCGGAAAATAAAGAGGCAGTTGCGGTAATGGAGCAATACCCTCAATTCTCAAATATGATGTGGACGACTTGTGTCGCTACTATGCTTAAAGCAGGCCATGCAGAAAACGCCCTCCCTCAGGATGCAAAAGCGACGGTAAATTGTCGCATCCTGCCAGACACGGGTGGTGTTGAACATGTACGAAATGAACTATCTAAAGCAATTGGTAATGAAAACGTTTTGATTGAACAACAAGGCCAATCTGTAGAAAGTCCAGCGTCTCCAATTCGAACAGATATTACCGCTATTTTGCAAGCCGGCGTAGCCATCAATTATCCCAACATTACGTTACAACCAACCATGTCATCTGGTGGCACTGAAGGCCGTGAATACCGACGTGCCGGCATCCCCACCTACGGTGCAGGTAGCCTAGCACTAGTGCGTCCTGATGACAGCCGAGCACATGGGACTAACGAACGGATCCCAATTAAATCATTCCTCAAAGAAATGGATTATTGGGACTATGTTGTTCGACGTGTGGGGGGAGAAAAAAGCGAATGAAAGCCTTTAATAGAAGAGATTTTCTAAAGGCTAGTGGCGTCATTACACTGGCGTCAAGTTCGGCTACCGTATTGGCTAGCAATTCGGAGCCAAGTTTGCGTATTTCAGCATCTAAACTTGCTAACTTACAATCAATTACCACTGGAGTAAAAAAGATCACCTCTGCCGAGAGAAAAGCTCGTAGAGATAAGCTTCGTCTTGGAATGAAAAAACAAGGCCATGCAGCGGTATTAATCGAAGCTGGTTCAACCTTGGAATACTTTACCGGTGTT
This genomic window contains:
- a CDS encoding TonB-dependent receptor domain-containing protein, whose product is MKHTKIVTALAATTLFSSLSSVPVNAQEANNEVDAAIEQVVVTGSRIRSANAESVSPITTVDAEEFLSRGVIRTEDLVNALPQVFAAQGSSASNEATGTAQVDLRGLSADRTLVLVNGRRLPYGSPISVPSDLNQIPSSLIKSVEVLTGGASAVYGSDAIAGVVNFKLIDDFEGMKFTTTLTTTQHNNDNENLQTLLDSNDFDKPSSSVWDGYGQEYSMVMGTNFEDDRGNITVYANYREVEPILQSERDFSACALAADGDSGERFACGGSGYSYPANLSNTSGINGVPTGFRVNNGEFAEGSSVFNYAPFNYYQRPDQRYSVGALAHMEVNDHFAPYLEMSYMDDSSTAQIAPGTVSGGIFGSTGGINCDNPLMSAQQANFLCGAAGLSTSGNYDASGNYLGPDAIAEGVLIRRRNVEGGPRQDEIRHESFRIVIGTEGHLAGPFEYDLFASYANVSYRSRFEGDANRNRLGNALNVVTDQRDGSSTFGQSVCAVNADADPTNDALDCSPLDYFGPNGASPEATAYILESKGITGDTGLKNIVFSVNADLDDWGIKSPWADYAVGVAGGVEYRENTLEYIPDEIYRTAVTPELPISGDVSVKEVFAELNIPLVNDKPMMQSLGVEAAYRYSDYSSDFETNTYKLGLNWSPIENLRFRGSFQKAVRAPNVVELFSSQQRFEVDLTQNVDGSFDPCSGETPFATFEQCARTGVTAAEYGNIQDNPAGQFNTLVGGSEALKPETANTYSFGLVFSPELLSGLTVSIDYFDIEVEDLVGSVNPNLAMGNCLATGSDYFCDLIKRGQGGSLYLFDDGYFQRFNINTGSLETKGFDLATDYAFEVGDMGDVKVNFVGTYLDEFTSTPLPDSTSSEVYDCKGLYAGLCGRPRPEWRHKMLMSWATPYDLSLSLTWRYVSAVDIAQTSSQQALVGSFAQVNKTLGARNYFDLSAGYVLNDQASIRLGINNILDRDPPLTTSSAIEDGGNGNTYPQFYDAVGRTIFMGFTYQI
- a CDS encoding M20/M25/M40 family metallo-hydrolase encodes the protein MQFRTISNTAKLLVAASILSISGNGHAAVTSQQKADAENLLQKLIPYRTAKGYGQVSSMTDVLVNKLVEAGFTDKDIVRVPVDIDGESVNGLIVRYAGKSNSSLKPVAFLAHMDVVDALTENWETDPYTPKTIDGYLYGRGTQDNKFGVALLVSTFANLKAAGYQPERDLVLAFAGDEETGMLTTRKILEHPFVKDAEYALNSDAGGGTMTREGRAVAFSMQAAEKTFATFIVSTKNSGGHSSVPRPENAIYDLSRALLKVEALEFPVKFNEITRSMALSVAEREGGDVSNALKTLLNDPENKEAVAVMEQYPQFSNMMWTTCVATMLKAGHAENALPQDAKATVNCRILPDTGGVEHVRNELSKAIGNENVLIEQQGQSVESPASPIRTDITAILQAGVAINYPNITLQPTMSSGGTEGREYRRAGIPTYGAGSLALVRPDDSRAHGTNERIPIKSFLKEMDYWDYVVRRVGGEKSE